The proteins below come from a single Metarhizium brunneum chromosome 1, complete sequence genomic window:
- the SU2 gene encoding Eukaryotic peptide chain release factor subunit 1: MSDAQASEAERNIEIWKIKKLIKSLEAARGNGTSMISLIIPPKDQVSRAAKMLAEEYGTASNIKSRVNRQSVLSAITSTQNRLKLYNKVPPNGLVIYCGEILTQEGKERKVNIDFEPFKPINTSLYLCDNKFHTEALAELLESDQKFGFIIMDGNGALFGTLSGNTRDIVHKFSVDLPKKHGRGGQSALRFARLREEKRHNYVRKVAELAVQNFITNDKVNVAGIVLAGSADFKNDLNASDMFDNRLQTKVIKVVDVSYGGENGFNQAIELSSETLGNVKFIQEKRLIGKYFEEISQDTGKVCYGIDDTLKALELGAVETLIIFENLEITRWVLKDSNGEEVILHLSKQQEQANRDKFLDSATGQEKEIIAQESFLEWIAEHYKEFGANLEFVSDRSTEGNQFVKGFGGIGGILRYKVNFEQLADLSDDDEYYDD; encoded by the exons ATGTCCGACGCGCAAGCGAGCGAGGCCGAGAGGAAC ATTGAGATCTGGAAGATCAAGAAGCTCATCAAGAGTCTTGAGGCTGCCAGAGGCAATGGAACCTCCATGATCTCCCTCATCATTC CTCCAAAGGATCAGGTGTCGCGTGCAGCCAAGATGTTGGCTGAAGAATAC GGTACTGCGTCGAACATCAAATCGCGCGTTAACCGACAGTCCGTTTTGTCCGCTATTACCTCGACCCAGAACCGTTTGAAGCTGTACAACAAAGTTCCCCCCAATGGTCTGGTCATCTACTGTGGCGAAATCCTGACCCAGGAAGGAAAGGAGCGAAAGGTCAACATTGACTTCGAGCCCTTCAAGCCCATCAACACCTCGCTGTATCTTTGCGATAATAAATTTCACACCGAAGCCTTGGCTGAGCTGCTCGAGTCTGACCAGAAGTTTGgtttcatcatcatggatgGTAATGGTGCTCTCTTTGGTACTCTTAGTGGAAATACCCGCGACATCGTTCACAAGTTCTCCGTCGATTTGCCCAAGAAGCACGGACGTGGTGGTCAATCTGCCCTGCGTTTTGCTCGTCTTCGTGAGGAAAAGCGTCACAACTACGTCCGCAAGGTCGCCGAACTCGCTGTGCAAAACTTCATCACCAACGACAAGGTCAATGTCGCTGGTATTGTTCTTGCTGGTTCTGCCGACTTCAAGAATGACCTGAATGCCTCTGACATGTTCGACAACCGTCTTCAGACcaaggtcatcaaggtcGTTGATGTTTCATACGGTGGTGAAAACGGATTCAACCAGGCCATTGAACTCTCTTCCGAGACTCTTGGAAATGTCAAGTTTATTCAGGAGAAGAGGCTCATCGGCAAATACTTCGAGGAAATCAGCCAGGATACTGGCAAGGTGTGCTACGGTATCGACGATACCCTGAAGGCTTTGGAGCTTGGTGCCGTCGAGACCCTCATCATTTTCGAGAACCTCGAGATTACTCGCTGGGTTCTGAAAGATAGCAATGGCGAAGAGGTGATCCTGCACCTGTCAAAACAACAGGAACAGGCCAATCGCGACAAATTTCTGGATTCTGCCACTGGTCAGGAAAAGGAAATTATCGCCCAGGAGTCCTTCCTTGAGTGGATTGCTGAACACTATAAAGAATTTGGTGCTAATCTGGAATTTGTGTCGGACCGTTCAACTGAGGGTAACCAATTTGTCAAGGGTTTTGGTGGCATTGGCGGCATTCTCCGCTACAAGGTCAACTTTGAACAGTTGGCTGATCTcagcgacgatgatgaatACTATGACGACTGA